The genomic stretch ACAACCGCTAAAAAGTTTCCGTGACCATATTAAGAGCGGTAAATTTGCAATTTATCAACCCAATATACCAACACCTTACTTAGATTCTTTAGGGCCGTTGATAAAGCCAACACGATTAGATAAACTAGCCGAATTAAAAATTAAGGAAACTACGTTAGAAAAGCAAACTGCTCCAATTCACTATAAAGGAGATACAATTAAATAAAAAATAAAAACAAATGGGTGATCTAAGATCAGGCAAAAAAGCAGAAAAAATAAAAAATTATATAAGTTGGTTTGAAATACCTGCAATAGACTTTAAGGAAGCAGTTAACTTCTATCAATATATTTTTGGAATTACCATGCAACAGAATATTACAGCTTCTAATGCAATGGCATATTTCCCTACAACCACAGGTATTGGCGGTGCTGTTGTGGCTGGTTCAGGGTATGTGCCTAGTGATTCTGGTTCCTTGATTTATTTGAATGGTGGTGTGAATCTAAGTTTAGTTCTTGATAAAGTAGAGCCAGCTGGAGGACGTATCATTATGCCAAAAACATTAATATCTGAAGAAGCTGGATACTTCGCTGTCTTTATTGATTCTCAAGGAAATAAACTAGCATTACATTCTAAAAATTAAAAACCATATCAAAAAAATAATGTTCAAGTTCATACTAGGTTTCCTTCTCTTTTTTCTTTTCCAAAAAGGAACGGGCACGTTTACCTTTGCTTATGAATTTTGTTGACTTCTGCTAGTTTAAAATTTATACCATTTATTGTTTTAACTTACTGTAAAAGAGAATAACTAATGGTATTACTTAATAAATTAATTTCATCCTCATTTTATTTAATAAGATGAACTATAAGAACATCAATGACAAAAAACCAAGGAATATTAAACACCAAATTAAAAAGCTCACCTTATTATAACATTGGTCAGTTACGAGTAGACTACTGGAATAAATTGAAAATTGAAAGTTCAGAGTTAGCGCGTTGTAATAAAGGTTCAGCAAATGAAAAAGCACACAAGGAATCAGTAAAAAATTTGATCAAGGACTTAAAAGGAGTCGAATGTTATTTTGCTTCGCCAGGAATTGGGCGTATGCTAAAATTAGAAAATTCACTTTCTAATCATGAACATACTTCGTTATCAAATCTAATAGCTGAAACTACCAAAGATTTAGTAGGTGATAGTTACAGAAGCAATCCTGATTATATAGATTATGATGAGCATAGTATTGAATCTGTCGAAGAACATGAACAACAGAACAGTGTTCGGAAAAATCATTTTGAGGTATTATTTATAGATGACATTTCTGAAAAAGAAGAAAGTAGTTTAAAACGTAGCCTTATGTCATTACGGGCAGCGAATGACAAATTTACGTATGGAGTCGTTGTACAACGATCTTTTCAAGATGCGCTGATTGCCTTGCACTTTAATCACAATATCCAAGCAGTTGTAGTACGATATGCGCCGCCGTATCGTTCTAAAGAAATTTCACCGCTCATAAAACCATACATTCAACCTGTTACAAACCTTAATTTTTCTTCAAAATCTGAAACTGATCTTGGGCCATTAATAGGAGAACTAATTGATCGATTCAGACCAGAATTAGATGCCTATTATGTAACTGACACATCACTTGGACATTTAAAAGACAGTACGATCAAGCGTTTCAAGCGTATCTTTTATCAAACAGAAGACATACTAGAACTCCATCTAACAATTCTTCAAGGTATTGAGGAACGATTTGAAACTCCTTTCTTTTCTGCTTTAGTCGAATACAGCAAAAAGCCAACTGGTGTTTTTCACGCGATGCCAATATCAAGAGGAAATTCGGTTTTCAAATCGAGATGGATTAACGACTTTGGCGATTTCTATGGTAGAAACATGTTTTTGGCAGAAACATCTGCAACAACTGGTGGTTTAGATTCTTTATTACAACCAACTGGGCCACTTAAAAAGGCGCAAGAAATGGCGAGAGATGCCTACGGTTCGCAATACACTTATTTTGTGACCAATGGAACTTCAACAGCAAACAAAATTGTGATGCAGGCACTTGTTGAGCCCGGAAACGTAGTGCTTATTGATAGAGATTGTCATAAATCGCACCATTACGGATTGGTTTTAGTAGGCGCTTATCCAGTATATTTAGATTCATATCCAATAGAAAAATATTCAATGTATGGAGCTGTGCCTTTAGGACAAATTAAAGGTAGATTATTACAATTAAAAGAAGCAGGCAGACTGGATAAAGTGAAAATGTTATTGCTTACCAACTGTACGTTTGACGGAATGGTGTATAATGTGGAGCGCGTTATGGAAGAAGTCTTAGCTATAAAACCAGACATGATATTTTTATGGGATGAAGCTTGGTTTGCCTTTGCAGGATTTGCAAATAATTACAAACAACGTACGGGAATGTATGTTGCTAAAAAACTCTACGAAAAATACAATAGTAGTGGCTACAGAAAAAAATATGCTGAATACACAAAAGGGTTAAAAGAGGATGAAACTTCTTTACTACCAGATCCTGATAAAGTACGTATACGAGTATACGCCACACAAAGTACGCATAAAACACTGAGTAGTTTCAGACAAGGTTCTATGATCCATATTTGGGATCAGGATTTTCGTAGAAAAAGTGAAACCACATTTTTAGAAGCGTACATGACACATACGTCTACATCGCCAAATTATCAAATGTTAGCTTCATTAGATGTTGGAAGGCGTCAAGTTCAACTAGAAGGGTTTGAGTTGGTAGAAAAAAGTATTGAAATGGCAATGGTTTTTCGTGCAAAAGTGAATAACAATCCGCAATTGAGTAAGTACTTTGATATATTAACGGTACATGATTTTATTCCAAACAAATACCGACAAACTGGACTGAAAGAATATTATACCAAACATGAAGGTTGGAATCTTATGGATGATGCTTGGGAACAAGACGAGTTTGTACTCGATCCAACAAAAATAACCTTACATATTGGTAAAACTGGTGTTGATGGTGATACGTTTAAGAACAAATACTTGATGGATAAATTCAATATCCAAATCAATAAAACATCTAGAAATACGGTATTATTCTTAACGAATATAGGAACCACCAAAGGAAGTATTACGTACTTAACCAACGCACTATTAAAAATTGCAGATGAACTGGATGAAGAGTTTAAGTCATTAAGTGCTAAGGAAATGGAAATTAGGCAAAACCGAATTCATTCCTTAACAAAAGAAGTGCCTCCACTACCAGATTTCAGCTACTTTCATCACTCATTTCAAGCGGTTCCTGGAGTTCCAGGAGGCGATTTGCGTGCCGCTTATTTCTTGGCATACAAAGAAGAAAACTATGAGTACATTCCATTAAACGATTGTTTAGATGCGATGCAAAATGATAAAGTTTTAGTAGCTTCTACTTTCGTAATTCCATATCCTCCAGGATTTCCAGTGCTAGTTCCTGGTCAAGTAGTAAGTGAAGAAATCATCAATTTCATGACTGCGTTAGATGTGAGTGAAATTCACGGATATCGTGCCGATTTAGGATTGAGAATCTTCAAAGAAAGCGTATTAAACAGGCATAAAACAGCAACGTCTTTTGGCGGAATGAATATCAAAAATAATAATTAACCATTAATTAAAACAAAATAAATAGTATGGCTACTAAAAAAACAACA from Kordia antarctica encodes the following:
- a CDS encoding VOC family protein, translating into MGDLRSGKKAEKIKNYISWFEIPAIDFKEAVNFYQYIFGITMQQNITASNAMAYFPTTTGIGGAVVAGSGYVPSDSGSLIYLNGGVNLSLVLDKVEPAGGRIIMPKTLISEEAGYFAVFIDSQGNKLALHSKN
- a CDS encoding aminotransferase class I/II-fold pyridoxal phosphate-dependent enzyme, with protein sequence MTKNQGILNTKLKSSPYYNIGQLRVDYWNKLKIESSELARCNKGSANEKAHKESVKNLIKDLKGVECYFASPGIGRMLKLENSLSNHEHTSLSNLIAETTKDLVGDSYRSNPDYIDYDEHSIESVEEHEQQNSVRKNHFEVLFIDDISEKEESSLKRSLMSLRAANDKFTYGVVVQRSFQDALIALHFNHNIQAVVVRYAPPYRSKEISPLIKPYIQPVTNLNFSSKSETDLGPLIGELIDRFRPELDAYYVTDTSLGHLKDSTIKRFKRIFYQTEDILELHLTILQGIEERFETPFFSALVEYSKKPTGVFHAMPISRGNSVFKSRWINDFGDFYGRNMFLAETSATTGGLDSLLQPTGPLKKAQEMARDAYGSQYTYFVTNGTSTANKIVMQALVEPGNVVLIDRDCHKSHHYGLVLVGAYPVYLDSYPIEKYSMYGAVPLGQIKGRLLQLKEAGRLDKVKMLLLTNCTFDGMVYNVERVMEEVLAIKPDMIFLWDEAWFAFAGFANNYKQRTGMYVAKKLYEKYNSSGYRKKYAEYTKGLKEDETSLLPDPDKVRIRVYATQSTHKTLSSFRQGSMIHIWDQDFRRKSETTFLEAYMTHTSTSPNYQMLASLDVGRRQVQLEGFELVEKSIEMAMVFRAKVNNNPQLSKYFDILTVHDFIPNKYRQTGLKEYYTKHEGWNLMDDAWEQDEFVLDPTKITLHIGKTGVDGDTFKNKYLMDKFNIQINKTSRNTVLFLTNIGTTKGSITYLTNALLKIADELDEEFKSLSAKEMEIRQNRIHSLTKEVPPLPDFSYFHHSFQAVPGVPGGDLRAAYFLAYKEENYEYIPLNDCLDAMQNDKVLVASTFVIPYPPGFPVLVPGQVVSEEIINFMTALDVSEIHGYRADLGLRIFKESVLNRHKTATSFGGMNIKNNN